From the genome of Desulfovibrio gilichinskyi, one region includes:
- a CDS encoding DUF362 domain-containing protein, which yields MNQNKEPVAYFRLLEYESTFMDAAIGLIIEETGFKVAPGTKVLVKPNLVSPKNALACTHPNVTISLCRYLLDCGAVVTVGDSPGYGTAAQVSKAIGMTSGLAALGIKPITLGRPVPLELSFGTSIGISRDALETDMIVNVPKLKAHSQFLVTGAVKNLFGTVVGFRKAFAHTRFGETKGLMEKMVLEVCAAMPVAFNLMDAIYPMHVTGPISGKPFAMSLLAGSPNPYALDTAIYMLLGLSPKRVQLWKEITNQKIRGYDPDQIKYVVEPPDDFDTTDFILPEVLSPMEFEVVRLIKGRLKSLISRVR from the coding sequence ATGAATCAGAACAAAGAACCAGTCGCATACTTTCGCTTACTTGAATACGAATCTACCTTTATGGATGCGGCAATAGGTTTGATTATTGAAGAAACAGGATTCAAAGTAGCTCCCGGAACCAAAGTTCTGGTTAAACCCAATTTAGTTTCGCCCAAAAATGCTCTAGCCTGCACTCATCCCAATGTAACAATTTCATTATGCCGCTATCTGCTTGATTGCGGAGCCGTTGTTACAGTAGGCGACTCCCCAGGCTACGGAACTGCCGCGCAAGTTTCCAAAGCTATAGGTATGACATCAGGTCTTGCCGCGCTCGGAATTAAGCCCATTACACTCGGCCGCCCTGTTCCGCTGGAATTATCCTTTGGAACCTCAATAGGAATTTCAAGGGATGCACTTGAAACAGATATGATAGTCAATGTCCCAAAACTAAAAGCCCATAGCCAGTTTTTAGTTACCGGAGCGGTCAAAAATCTTTTCGGTACAGTTGTTGGATTCCGAAAAGCTTTTGCTCACACCAGATTCGGTGAAACCAAAGGACTCATGGAGAAAATGGTCCTTGAAGTTTGCGCAGCTATGCCTGTTGCATTTAACCTTATGGATGCAATTTATCCCATGCACGTAACCGGCCCCATATCCGGAAAACCGTTTGCCATGAGTTTGCTTGCAGGCTCTCCGAATCCATATGCACTTGATACCGCAATTTACATGTTACTAGGGTTAAGCCCTAAACGGGTGCAGCTCTGGAAAGAAATAACAAATCAAAAAATTCGCGGCTATGATCCTGATCAAATTAAATATGTAGTTGAACCTCCTGACGACTTTGATACGACAGACTTTATACTCCCCGAAGTTTTAAGTCCTATGGAATTTGAAGTTGTCCGCCTTATTAAAGGCAGATTAAAAAGTCTTATCAGCCGGGTGCGCTAG